One genomic segment of Dehalococcoidia bacterium includes these proteins:
- a CDS encoding ABC transporter ATP-binding protein, whose amino-acid sequence MLRLSQIAKRYVMGDVVVDALRGVDIAIEDGEFVAIMGPSGSGKSTLMNIIGCLDTPTSGSYQIDDLEVSQMADDELARVRLHKIGFVFQSFNLLPRVEAIKQVELPLLYAGVRERREPATQALARVGLGDRLQHRPNELSGGQQQRVAIARAMVSRPSLILADEPTGALDTRASEEIMNLFAELNAEQHITVVLVTHEPEVAAFTRRTITVRDGLVVRDGASARRDGVEKVDYLGARAPVAAA is encoded by the coding sequence ATGTTGCGTCTGAGCCAGATCGCCAAGCGCTACGTCATGGGCGACGTCGTCGTCGATGCGCTCAGAGGGGTGGATATCGCGATCGAGGATGGGGAGTTCGTGGCGATCATGGGGCCGTCGGGTTCGGGCAAGTCGACGCTGATGAATATCATCGGTTGTCTCGACACGCCGACGTCCGGCTCGTACCAGATCGACGACCTGGAGGTCAGCCAGATGGCGGACGACGAGCTGGCGCGGGTGCGCTTGCACAAGATCGGCTTCGTCTTTCAGTCGTTCAACCTGCTGCCGCGCGTCGAGGCGATCAAGCAGGTCGAGCTGCCGCTGCTCTACGCCGGCGTGCGTGAGCGCCGCGAACCAGCGACGCAGGCACTGGCGCGAGTCGGCCTCGGCGATCGGCTGCAACACCGGCCGAACGAGCTCTCGGGTGGACAGCAGCAGCGCGTGGCGATCGCCCGCGCCATGGTCTCGCGGCCGTCGCTGATCCTGGCGGACGAACCCACCGGGGCACTGGACACGCGCGCGTCGGAAGAGATCATGAATCTGTTCGCGGAGCTGAACGCGGAGCAGCACATCACGGTGGTGCTGGTGACGCACGAGCCGGAGGTCGCGGCCTTCACGCGGCGCACGATCACGGTGCGAGACGGACTGGTCGTGCGCGACGGCGCCAGCGCGCGGCGCGACGGCGTCGAAAAGGTCGATTACCTCGGCGCCCGGGCTCCGGTTGCCGCTGCCTGA
- a CDS encoding ABC transporter permease produces MDLVETLRTALASLAANKLRSGLTMLGIVIGVGAVIALMSIGSGAQAAIAQNIKSLGANLITITPGAVSTGGVSQGNGSAQTLTTTDASAIAGNASDVADVSPELNLGQNAQIVYQGQNVSTKVNGVTPAYADVHDFQATLGAWFADSDVQAKSRVVMLGANVAQALFGAADPTGQQVSIRVGPRPVALTVAGVLQSKGGGPLANVDDQVLIPITTLQSQFSNPRNPQGSAQVSQIVVNATSSKTIDAAKLEITDILIAQHGKVDFLVQTQSDQVAAQAGTTQVLTILLGAVAGISLLVGGIGIMNIMIVSVTERTREIGIRKAIGAQRGQILAQFLSESLLVSVCGGLSGIVIGVGASRLIDGVKLSGQPLQTFVSTGSVLLAASVSVAIGLVFGVYPAWRASNLRPIEALRYE; encoded by the coding sequence ATGGATCTCGTTGAAACGCTGCGCACGGCGCTGGCGTCGCTCGCGGCGAACAAGCTGCGCTCGGGGCTCACCATGCTCGGCATCGTGATCGGCGTGGGCGCGGTGATCGCGCTGATGTCGATCGGCAGCGGTGCCCAGGCGGCGATTGCGCAGAACATCAAGAGCCTGGGCGCCAACCTGATTACCATCACCCCCGGCGCCGTCAGCACGGGCGGTGTCTCGCAGGGGAACGGCAGCGCCCAGACGCTTACCACAACCGACGCCAGCGCGATCGCGGGCAACGCGTCCGATGTGGCCGACGTCTCCCCGGAGCTCAACCTCGGCCAGAACGCACAGATCGTCTATCAGGGACAGAACGTCTCCACCAAAGTCAACGGCGTGACGCCGGCCTACGCCGACGTGCACGACTTTCAGGCGACGCTGGGCGCCTGGTTCGCGGACAGCGACGTGCAGGCCAAGTCGCGGGTGGTGATGCTCGGCGCCAACGTAGCGCAGGCGCTGTTCGGCGCCGCCGATCCCACCGGCCAGCAGGTCAGCATCCGCGTCGGGCCGCGGCCGGTTGCGCTCACGGTCGCGGGCGTGCTGCAAAGCAAGGGCGGTGGGCCGCTGGCCAACGTGGACGACCAGGTGCTGATCCCAATCACGACACTGCAGTCGCAGTTCTCCAACCCGCGCAACCCTCAGGGCAGCGCCCAGGTCTCGCAGATCGTTGTGAACGCGACCAGCAGCAAAACGATCGACGCGGCGAAGCTGGAGATCACCGACATCCTGATCGCGCAGCACGGCAAGGTGGACTTCCTCGTGCAGACGCAGAGCGATCAGGTGGCGGCGCAGGCGGGCACCACCCAGGTGCTGACCATCCTGCTCGGCGCCGTCGCCGGTATCTCGTTGCTCGTCGGCGGCATCGGCATCATGAACATCATGATCGTCTCCGTCACCGAGCGCACACGCGAGATCGGCATCCGCAAGGCGATCGGCGCGCAGCGCGGCCAGATCCTCGCCCAGTTCCTCAGCGAATCGCTGCTGGTGAGCGTTTGCGGCGGGCTGAGCGGCATCGTGATCGGCGTCGGCGCCTCGCGGCTGATCGACGGCGTCAAGCTCAGCGGCCAGCCGCTGCAAACGTTCGTCTCCACCGGCTCGGTGCTGCTGGCGGCCAGCGTCTCCGTCGCGATCGGCCTGGTGTTCGGCGTCTACCCCGCCTGGCGCGCCTCGAACCTGCGCCCGATCGAAGCGCTGCGCTACGAGTAA